A single genomic interval of Sphingobium sp. EM0848 harbors:
- a CDS encoding molybdopterin-dependent oxidoreductase — translation MRTTKTACRYCCGACSMVATIDDDGQLTSVRGDRESPLTDGFACIRGLQSVEAMYQPGRILRPLKRQPDGSFSEIPLETALDEIAERLGVILDESGGESVAVFKGTQVWKNVTGHLFLNAWLTAINSTRLFTTITIDQSCKQVTMRRMGYWNAGKPRLQDCDVMMIFGGNPLLSVAVTNFTYDPVKRMKAALKRGMKLVVIDPRRTETAQNANLHLQCRPGEDITIAAGMIRMILAEGWHDRAFCDRHVKDLDRLAEAVAPFTPDLVAARAGIDPGQLRAATEMFARDSAKGIATCGTGPSMSPRSNLADHMVECLNVICGRFYREGDRIPNPGVQNKRRPFVAEVVAPFREWESSPRTGTGHGTLFGELMSGVLADEILRDDPGRIRALFVNGANPAVALPDQNKAIGALKALDLLVAIEPFMTATAKLCDYILPPRLMFERTDTVPPPHYEPLIDAPFVQYVPPAVEPPSGSEVVDDWYPYWALCSRLGIPLPFMGTKLDPSTPPTTDDLLALVLKDSQVPFEEIKRHPGGKIFDVEPAFVQPPASEDTPRFDVIPDDVAAEIEELLAEHGPEAPAPFTHLLTVRRLRGIMNSLGIIQPELRRRHPYNDANLHPDDMAALGLEEGAHVEIESDAGTIIAIAATDPTVRPGTLSMSHCWGGLPEEELPFEAMGVSTNLLVRTDCFVEKINAMPRFSSIPVSIRRIAA, via the coding sequence ATGCGCACGACGAAGACCGCCTGCCGCTATTGCTGCGGCGCTTGCTCCATGGTCGCCACGATTGACGATGATGGGCAGCTGACATCGGTGCGCGGCGACCGGGAAAGCCCGCTCACCGACGGTTTCGCCTGCATTCGCGGCCTTCAGTCGGTCGAGGCCATGTATCAGCCCGGCCGCATCCTGCGCCCGCTCAAGCGCCAGCCGGACGGCAGTTTCAGCGAAATCCCCCTCGAAACCGCACTGGACGAGATAGCCGAAAGGCTGGGCGTCATTCTCGACGAGAGCGGCGGAGAATCCGTCGCCGTGTTCAAGGGCACGCAGGTCTGGAAGAATGTCACCGGCCATCTGTTCCTGAATGCCTGGCTGACCGCGATCAACTCCACCCGCCTGTTCACGACCATCACCATCGACCAGTCCTGCAAGCAGGTGACGATGCGCCGCATGGGCTATTGGAACGCGGGCAAGCCCCGACTTCAGGACTGCGACGTGATGATGATCTTCGGCGGCAATCCGCTGCTGTCGGTCGCCGTCACCAATTTCACCTATGATCCCGTCAAGCGGATGAAGGCGGCGCTGAAACGCGGCATGAAGCTGGTCGTCATCGATCCGCGCCGCACCGAAACCGCACAAAACGCAAACCTGCATCTGCAATGCCGCCCCGGCGAGGATATCACCATCGCCGCCGGCATGATCCGCATGATTCTGGCGGAAGGCTGGCACGATCGGGCCTTTTGCGACCGGCATGTCAAGGATCTCGACCGATTGGCCGAGGCGGTGGCGCCCTTCACCCCCGACCTTGTCGCCGCCCGCGCCGGGATCGACCCCGGCCAGTTGCGCGCTGCGACGGAGATGTTCGCCCGCGACAGCGCCAAGGGCATTGCGACCTGCGGCACGGGTCCCTCCATGTCGCCCCGTTCCAACCTGGCCGATCATATGGTCGAATGCCTGAACGTGATCTGCGGCCGCTTCTATCGCGAGGGCGACCGCATCCCCAATCCCGGCGTGCAGAACAAGCGCCGTCCCTTCGTGGCAGAGGTCGTCGCCCCCTTCCGCGAATGGGAAAGCAGCCCCAGGACCGGAACCGGCCATGGCACCCTGTTCGGCGAGTTGATGAGCGGTGTGCTGGCGGACGAGATATTGCGCGACGATCCAGGCCGCATCCGAGCCCTCTTCGTGAACGGCGCCAATCCCGCCGTCGCCCTGCCCGACCAGAATAAGGCGATCGGCGCGCTGAAGGCGCTCGACCTGCTGGTCGCCATCGAACCCTTCATGACCGCGACGGCCAAATTATGCGACTATATCCTGCCGCCGCGCCTGATGTTCGAGCGCACCGACACGGTTCCGCCGCCCCATTATGAGCCACTGATCGACGCCCCCTTCGTGCAATATGTACCGCCCGCGGTCGAACCGCCAAGCGGGTCGGAGGTAGTGGACGACTGGTATCCCTATTGGGCCTTGTGCAGCCGGCTGGGCATCCCCCTGCCCTTCATGGGCACGAAGCTGGACCCCAGCACGCCACCGACGACGGACGATCTGCTCGCCCTCGTCCTCAAGGACTCGCAGGTGCCGTTCGAGGAGATCAAGCGCCATCCGGGCGGCAAGATCTTCGATGTCGAACCCGCCTTCGTCCAGCCGCCCGCCAGCGAGGATACGCCCCGTTTCGACGTCATCCCCGACGATGTCGCAGCGGAGATCGAGGAGTTGCTGGCGGAACATGGACCAGAGGCCCCAGCCCCCTTCACCCATTTGCTGACGGTCCGGCGCCTGCGCGGCATCATGAACTCCCTGGGCATCATCCAGCCCGAACTGCGCCGCCGTCACCCCTATAATGACGCTAATCTCCATCCCGACGACATGGCCGCACTGGGGCTGGAGGAAGGCGCCCATGTCGAGATCGAGTCCGATGCCGGCACCATCATCGCCATCGCCGCCACCGATCCCACCGTGCGGCCAGGTACGCTGTCGATGAGCCATTGCTGGGGCGGCCTGCCCGAAGAAGAATTGCCGTTCGAGGCAATGGGCGTTTCGACCAACCTGCTCGTGCGCACCGACTGCTTTGTCGAGAAGATCAACGCCATGCCGCGCTTTTCCTCCATTCCCGTCAGCATCAGGAGGATCGCCGCTTGA
- a CDS encoding SDR family NAD(P)-dependent oxidoreductase, with translation MTQSSALDRFCLDGKTALVLGIGPAIGSAVAHGFAEAGANVVVAARSADAVDNLVETLRSRHGDVAAGLATDAGDPVALDRLLAFATERFGGIDIAFYNAFALDAGHYRTFTGYVSPLDCTEEDWSACFNLNVMAPFRLAKALVPSMKARGGGVIINNLAAAAFTPIMPAMAYAATKSALATMTTYLAKGCGPEVRFNAIAPSNIEATQRSETMRAAARAFPLARMGSPDEVVGAVLYLASPASSYVTGQVIFVDGGRVATA, from the coding sequence TTGACCCAGTCATCCGCACTCGATCGCTTCTGTCTCGACGGCAAGACCGCGCTGGTCCTTGGCATCGGTCCGGCCATCGGTTCGGCCGTCGCCCATGGCTTTGCGGAGGCAGGGGCCAATGTCGTCGTCGCTGCTCGCAGCGCGGACGCGGTGGACAATCTGGTTGAGACGCTGCGTTCCCGGCATGGCGACGTTGCCGCCGGGCTTGCGACCGACGCGGGCGATCCGGTAGCGCTCGACCGCCTGCTGGCCTTTGCGACAGAACGGTTCGGCGGCATCGATATCGCCTTTTACAACGCCTTTGCGCTCGATGCGGGCCATTACCGCACCTTCACCGGCTATGTCTCTCCGCTCGATTGCACGGAAGAGGATTGGAGCGCCTGCTTCAACCTCAATGTCATGGCACCATTCCGCCTCGCCAAAGCGTTGGTGCCGAGCATGAAGGCACGCGGCGGCGGCGTCATCATCAATAATCTGGCAGCGGCTGCCTTCACGCCGATCATGCCCGCGATGGCCTATGCCGCCACCAAATCGGCGCTGGCGACGATGACGACCTATCTCGCCAAGGGCTGCGGTCCCGAAGTGCGCTTCAACGCCATCGCACCCTCCAATATCGAGGCGACGCAGCGATCCGAAACGATGCGCGCCGCCGCCAGAGCCTTTCCCCTTGCCCGCATGGGCTCACCAGACGAAGTGGTCGGCGCGGTCCTCTACCTCGCCTCTCCGGCATCCAGCTATGTGACGGGTCAGGTGATCTTCGTCGACGGCGGACGCGTCGCCACCGCCTGA
- a CDS encoding class I adenylate-forming enzyme family protein translates to MPMTIDHAFRWWAMEHPDRDMIVSNGERVSYAAFNRWVGRVAAMFVDRGFVPGDRTVICAENSTEWVVAMLASIRAGGMSAGVSTKLVKSELDWLVQDYTPRVLVTDEANAPKVARAPAVLIDCAEIAALRQGEDRDVRLALKDEDITIIVTTSGSTARPKGVMFTNRAICEHNMWQLVSDPLTGPYRRLLVAPMSTSAGTMPFLHTLLSGGTAFLESRFDAAEALRLITEEGVNFVTGAPIFFQRMADLPEFDAADVRHLDIAHTGGATVVQPLLEKWAAKGVLLRQMFGQTESGGTGVINARHHALSRPEMCGGMMMFTDVAVMDADGNMLPPGEQGEIVLRGPGMMAGYWNNPAATAEAICDGWLHTGDLGVLDELGLVRMVDRMKDIIISGGLNISAAEVERVILELGVEEVAVIAARDDKFGEVPMAVVFGSVPETEQLIAHCCEHLSNFKVPRYLIRSEEPLPRLASGKISKPALRALYGGDKPLPERVR, encoded by the coding sequence ATGCCGATGACCATCGATCATGCGTTCCGCTGGTGGGCCATGGAGCATCCCGATCGGGACATGATCGTGAGCAATGGCGAGCGGGTCAGCTATGCGGCGTTCAACCGTTGGGTGGGCCGGGTTGCGGCGATGTTCGTCGATCGGGGTTTCGTGCCCGGCGACCGCACTGTCATCTGCGCGGAAAATTCGACCGAATGGGTGGTTGCCATGCTGGCCTCGATCCGCGCTGGGGGCATGTCGGCGGGGGTCAGCACCAAGCTGGTGAAGAGCGAACTCGACTGGCTGGTGCAGGACTATACGCCGCGTGTTCTCGTCACGGACGAAGCCAATGCGCCCAAGGTGGCGCGCGCGCCGGCGGTGCTGATCGATTGCGCGGAGATTGCGGCGCTTCGGCAGGGCGAGGATCGCGATGTGCGGCTGGCCTTGAAGGACGAGGATATCACCATCATCGTCACGACCAGCGGCTCCACCGCCCGGCCCAAGGGCGTGATGTTCACAAACCGCGCGATCTGCGAGCATAATATGTGGCAGCTGGTCAGCGATCCGCTGACTGGTCCCTATCGCCGCCTGCTGGTCGCGCCGATGAGCACTTCGGCCGGGACCATGCCCTTCCTCCACACTTTGCTGTCGGGCGGCACCGCCTTTCTGGAAAGCAGGTTCGACGCGGCCGAAGCCTTGCGCCTGATCACGGAAGAGGGCGTCAATTTCGTCACCGGCGCGCCGATCTTCTTCCAGCGCATGGCCGACCTGCCGGAATTCGATGCGGCCGATGTGAGACACCTCGACATCGCCCATACCGGCGGTGCTACCGTCGTCCAGCCGCTGCTGGAGAAATGGGCGGCCAAGGGCGTGTTGCTGCGCCAGATGTTCGGGCAGACCGAAAGCGGCGGCACCGGTGTCATCAACGCGCGCCACCATGCGCTGAGCCGCCCCGAAATGTGCGGCGGCATGATGATGTTCACCGACGTCGCGGTGATGGATGCCGACGGCAACATGCTGCCGCCCGGCGAGCAGGGCGAGATCGTGCTGCGTGGGCCGGGCATGATGGCGGGCTATTGGAACAATCCGGCGGCAACGGCCGAGGCGATCTGCGACGGCTGGCTGCATACGGGCGATCTGGGCGTGCTGGACGAGCTGGGGCTGGTGCGGATGGTGGACCGGATGAAGGACATCATCATTTCGGGCGGCCTCAACATCTCCGCGGCCGAAGTGGAGCGGGTGATACTGGAACTGGGCGTCGAGGAAGTGGCGGTGATCGCGGCGCGCGACGACAAGTTCGGCGAGGTGCCGATGGCGGTGGTGTTCGGCAGCGTGCCGGAAACCGAGCAGCTGATCGCCCATTGCTGTGAGCATCTGTCCAACTTCAAGGTGCCGCGCTATCTGATCCGGTCGGAAGAGCCGCTGCCGCGCCTTGCTTCGGGCAAGATTTCCAAGCCTGCGCTGCGGGCGCTTTATGGTGGTGACAAGCCCTTGCCGGAGCGGGTGCGCTGA
- a CDS encoding Zn-ribbon domain-containing OB-fold protein, with translation MSETIDQPFWDGLSKGQLRIQRCATCGQWTWPPQERCGPCGSWDMGWEAIAMEGIVHSFTWVRHPFTPAMSGRTPFANLLVELPQAGGARLLGLLEGAGEGLAIGAAVTAEVIRDTDDHLALRWRLKP, from the coding sequence ATGAGCGAAACCATCGATCAACCCTTCTGGGATGGCCTGTCCAAGGGCCAGTTGCGCATCCAGCGCTGCGCCACCTGCGGGCAATGGACATGGCCGCCGCAAGAACGCTGTGGTCCGTGCGGCAGTTGGGACATGGGTTGGGAGGCGATCGCGATGGAGGGCATCGTCCACAGCTTCACCTGGGTCCGGCACCCCTTCACCCCCGCCATGAGCGGCCGCACGCCTTTTGCCAATCTGTTGGTGGAGCTGCCGCAGGCAGGCGGCGCCCGGCTGCTGGGCCTGCTCGAAGGCGCCGGCGAAGGATTGGCGATCGGGGCCGCTGTCACGGCCGAAGTGATCCGCGATACCGATGACCACCTCGCCCTGCGCTGGAGGCTCAAGCCATGA
- a CDS encoding transporter has protein sequence MTSPLRGSVAIVGVGETPYYKRGTSPDSEQKLTLRAIVAACEDAGIDPCDVDGFASYADDANAGFTLMRGLGTREMRWSSMVWGGGGGGALGAVGQAAAAIHSGQAEVVAVYRTLAEQASGRLQDAVAHYDMGDQYTRNLIASPAQICGLRTERLLHRGVPRRALEALVRAQYYHASRNPRAQAFGRTLDHEAYAAARPIVDPFGLYDCSRENDISVAAILVSAERARDFAKAPVYLLGAEQGGITGEGWENDADYSSGGFEPIARRLWRATGYGPGDVDVAQIYDNFSGPAVAAIISHGLCSIEEAAEMLTYDNLIADGGRLPINTSGGLIAEGNAHGMGLVVEAVRQLRGESSNPVTDARLCLVTGGPSTPLLSSALFGTPETL, from the coding sequence ATGACCAGTCCTCTTCGTGGCTCAGTCGCTATCGTGGGCGTTGGCGAAACGCCCTATTACAAACGCGGAACCTCACCCGACAGCGAGCAGAAGCTGACCCTGCGCGCCATCGTCGCCGCCTGCGAGGATGCCGGGATCGATCCATGCGACGTCGACGGCTTCGCCTCCTATGCCGATGACGCCAATGCCGGCTTCACGCTGATGCGCGGGCTGGGCACGCGGGAAATGCGCTGGTCCAGTATGGTCTGGGGCGGCGGCGGTGGTGGCGCGCTGGGCGCGGTCGGCCAGGCGGCGGCCGCCATCCATAGCGGTCAGGCGGAGGTCGTTGCGGTCTATCGCACCCTCGCCGAACAGGCGAGCGGCCGTTTGCAAGACGCGGTCGCCCATTATGACATGGGCGACCAATATACCCGCAACCTGATCGCCTCCCCCGCCCAGATTTGCGGCCTCCGCACCGAGCGGCTGCTGCATCGTGGTGTCCCCAGAAGGGCGCTGGAGGCGCTGGTGCGGGCGCAATATTATCATGCCTCACGCAATCCGCGTGCCCAGGCCTTCGGGCGGACGCTCGACCATGAGGCCTATGCCGCCGCGCGCCCGATCGTCGATCCCTTCGGTCTCTACGACTGCTCCCGCGAGAATGATATTTCGGTCGCGGCCATCCTCGTCTCGGCAGAACGTGCCCGCGATTTCGCCAAGGCGCCCGTCTATCTGCTGGGCGCCGAGCAGGGCGGTATCACCGGCGAAGGCTGGGAGAATGACGCGGACTATAGCTCCGGCGGCTTCGAGCCGATTGCCCGGCGGCTCTGGCGTGCAACCGGCTATGGCCCCGGGGACGTGGACGTCGCGCAGATCTACGACAATTTCAGCGGCCCAGCGGTCGCCGCGATCATCAGCCACGGCCTCTGCTCCATCGAAGAAGCCGCCGAAATGCTGACCTATGACAATCTGATCGCCGATGGCGGACGGCTGCCCATCAACACCAGCGGCGGCCTGATCGCGGAGGGCAACGCCCATGGCATGGGTCTGGTAGTGGAGGCCGTACGGCAATTGCGCGGGGAATCGAGCAATCCGGTCACGGACGCACGACTCTGCCTCGTCACCGGTGGCCCTTCCACCCCGTTGCTGAGTTCCGCTCTGTTCGGTACCCCCGAAACGCTTTGA
- a CDS encoding pirin family protein, which yields MIELRPFNSLGAADHGWLDAHHHFSFAGYHDPKRMHWGNLRVWNDDIIAPNSGFPPHPHRDMEIITYVREGAITHEDNLGNKGRTEAGDVQIMSAGTGIRHSEYNLEDVTTKIFQIWIIPTRAGEAPSWGAKPFPKGDRAGHFVTLASGYDNENDALPIRTDARVVGATLKAGETAEYPLGKERKAYLVPATGAVQIEDIRVNARDGAAISDLDVLRVTAIEDSEIVLVDAA from the coding sequence ATGATAGAACTTCGCCCTTTCAACAGCCTCGGTGCCGCCGATCATGGATGGCTTGACGCGCATCATCATTTCTCGTTCGCCGGATACCATGATCCCAAGCGGATGCACTGGGGCAATCTGCGTGTCTGGAACGACGACATCATCGCCCCGAACAGCGGTTTCCCCCCGCATCCGCATCGCGACATGGAGATCATCACCTATGTCCGCGAAGGCGCGATCACCCACGAAGACAATCTGGGCAACAAGGGGCGCACCGAAGCAGGCGACGTCCAAATCATGAGCGCGGGCACCGGTATCCGCCATTCGGAATATAATCTGGAAGACGTGACGACGAAGATCTTCCAGATCTGGATCATTCCAACCCGGGCAGGTGAAGCACCCAGCTGGGGAGCAAAGCCGTTCCCCAAGGGGGATCGCGCAGGTCATTTCGTGACGCTCGCATCGGGCTATGACAATGAAAATGACGCGTTGCCGATCAGGACCGATGCACGGGTCGTGGGTGCGACGCTCAAGGCTGGAGAGACCGCCGAATATCCACTCGGCAAGGAGCGCAAGGCCTATCTCGTGCCCGCAACGGGCGCGGTCCAGATTGAAGATATCCGCGTGAATGCTCGTGACGGTGCGGCTATCAGTGATCTCGATGTCCTGCGCGTCACCGCGATCGAGGATAGCGAAATCGTGCTCGTGGATGCGGCTTGA
- a CDS encoding LysR family transcriptional regulator, producing the protein MNNPGTPTFDQLRIFLAIVDTGSFAAAGRRLNRAVSVISYGIANLEAQLGLTLFEREGTRKPQLTVAGRALLSEARAISLGIDGLRAKVKGLLDGLEAEIDLAVDVMLPTERLGKVLRTFAVEFPTVQLRLHAEALGAVTAMVLDRKAIVGISGPLAAGVDGVECIAAGSIPMVPVAAPDHPLGRMDHIPPGAGRDYTQLVLTDRSPFTEGQDYSVMSPKTWRLADLGAKHALLREGIGWGNMPLPMIEPDLVSGTLVRLAMPDHPGGTYRFAGIWRRDIPPGPAASWLLDQFVALGAGDRELDGMGDI; encoded by the coding sequence GTGAATAACCCCGGCACACCGACGTTCGACCAGCTCCGCATCTTCCTCGCGATTGTGGATACCGGCAGTTTTGCAGCAGCCGGGCGCAGGCTGAACCGTGCGGTGTCCGTCATCAGCTATGGCATCGCCAATCTGGAAGCCCAGCTTGGCCTGACGCTGTTCGAGCGTGAAGGCACGCGCAAGCCGCAGCTGACGGTGGCGGGCCGCGCGCTGCTCTCCGAAGCACGCGCCATCTCACTGGGCATTGATGGACTGCGCGCCAAGGTGAAAGGTCTGCTGGACGGGCTGGAGGCGGAGATCGATCTGGCGGTCGACGTGATGCTGCCGACCGAGCGGTTGGGGAAAGTGCTGCGCACCTTTGCGGTCGAATTTCCCACAGTCCAGCTCCGCCTGCATGCGGAAGCGCTGGGGGCGGTCACCGCCATGGTGCTCGACCGCAAGGCGATCGTCGGCATATCGGGGCCACTCGCGGCGGGGGTCGACGGCGTCGAGTGCATCGCCGCCGGGTCGATCCCGATGGTGCCCGTTGCCGCGCCCGATCACCCGCTTGGCCGAATGGATCACATTCCCCCCGGTGCGGGGCGCGACTATACGCAGCTCGTCCTCACCGACCGCTCCCCCTTCACGGAAGGTCAGGATTATTCGGTGATGAGCCCGAAAACGTGGCGGCTCGCTGATCTGGGCGCGAAACATGCGCTGCTGCGCGAAGGGATTGGTTGGGGGAACATGCCTCTGCCGATGATCGAGCCCGATCTGGTGTCGGGAACACTGGTCCGCCTCGCCATGCCGGACCATCCTGGTGGCACCTATCGCTTCGCCGGTATCTGGCGACGCGACATTCCGCCGGGGCCCGCGGCGTCATGGCTGCTCGACCAGTTCGTTGCGCTGGGAGCAGGAGACCGGGAACTGGACGGCATGGGCGATATTTAG
- a CDS encoding TMEM175 family protein — protein sequence MQTGRLEAFTDGVVAIIITIMVLELKVPHDGSLAALSQSVPILLAYVISFINVGLYWNNHHHLMQATERVDGRVLWANLFLLFWLSLVPFVIRWLDESAFSPMATAAYGVVLGLAAVGYTLTERAIITVNGRDSAVARAVGFDGKGKLSLLLYTVAVPVAFYVQWVSIALYVVVILLWLIPDRRIERQLKN from the coding sequence ATGCAGACAGGACGGCTGGAAGCGTTCACCGATGGCGTGGTTGCCATCATCATCACGATCATGGTGCTGGAATTGAAGGTGCCACATGACGGCAGCCTTGCCGCTTTATCACAAAGCGTGCCGATCCTGCTGGCCTATGTCATTTCCTTCATCAATGTCGGGCTGTATTGGAATAATCACCATCATCTGATGCAGGCGACCGAGCGGGTCGACGGCCGGGTTCTGTGGGCCAATCTGTTCCTGCTGTTCTGGTTGTCGCTGGTGCCGTTCGTGATCCGCTGGCTGGACGAAAGCGCCTTCTCGCCCATGGCGACTGCGGCCTATGGCGTGGTGCTGGGGCTGGCAGCCGTTGGCTATACGCTCACGGAACGGGCGATCATCACCGTCAACGGGCGGGATTCAGCCGTGGCGCGCGCCGTGGGCTTCGATGGCAAGGGCAAGCTCAGCCTGCTTCTCTATACGGTGGCGGTGCCTGTCGCCTTCTATGTGCAGTGGGTGTCGATTGCCCTTTATGTCGTGGTGATCCTGCTCTGGCTCATTCCCGACCGAAGGATCGAGCGGCAGCTCAAAAACTAG
- a CDS encoding IS630 family transposase (programmed frameshift), with amino-acid sequence MGRAYSADLRERISAHVRAGHSRRAAARHFGVSASCAVKLLQRVERTGSAASSRIGRPRGAGKLAPYMARLTGWVDREPDIGMSELSNKLAAETGVVAHPASLSRVLIQAGYRVKKTLLASECGRDDVAHARLRWRLDRQPQMRAKPHHLVFLDETATTTKMTKLRGRAPKGERLKARAPFGHWKTQTFIAGLRCDCLVAPWVIDQPMNRRLFETYIETQLAPTLSPGDVVIADNLSSHKSEKVKACLKERGAWILFLPAYSPDLNPIEMAFAKLKSHLRRIGARTIDELWKALGHICDLYSAEECWEYFKAAGYASN; translated from the exons ATGGGCAGAGCATATTCGGCTGATTTGCGGGAACGGATATCGGCGCACGTAAGGGCGGGACACTCGCGCCGGGCGGCGGCCCGCCATTTCGGTGTGAGCGCGAGTTGCGCAGTGAAGTTGTTGCAGCGAGTGGAACGAACAGGTTCGGCTGCTTCTTCACGAATAGGGCGGCCACGCGGCGCTGGTAAGTTGGCGCCGTATATGGCCCGGTTGACGGGCTGGGTGGATAGGGAACCAGACATCGGCATGTCGGAGCTGTCCAACAAGCTTGCAGCGGAGACGGGCGTAGTTGCCCATCCGGCATCCCTCTCGCGGGTGCTGATCCAGGCTGGCTATCGGGTA AAAAAAACGCTGCTGGCCAGCGAGTGCGGACGCGATGATGTCGCTCATGCGCGACTGCGATGGCGCCTCGACCGGCAGCCGCAGATGCGCGCAAAGCCTCATCACCTCGTCTTTCTGGATGAGACGGCGACCACCACGAAGATGACCAAGCTTCGTGGCCGGGCGCCAAAAGGAGAGCGTCTCAAGGCCCGCGCTCCGTTCGGTCATTGGAAAACGCAAACCTTCATCGCGGGGCTGCGCTGCGATTGCTTGGTTGCCCCGTGGGTGATCGACCAACCGATGAACCGGCGCCTGTTCGAAACCTATATCGAAACCCAGTTGGCGCCAACGCTCAGCCCCGGCGATGTTGTGATCGCCGACAATCTGTCGAGCCACAAAAGCGAAAAGGTCAAAGCCTGCCTTAAAGAGCGAGGTGCGTGGATCCTTTTCCTCCCCGCTTATTCACCCGATTTGAACCCAATAGAAATGGCCTTCGCTAAATTGAAATCGCACCTGCGACGGATCGGGGCGCGGACCATCGATGAGCTATGGAAGGCTCTCGGACATATCTGCGACCTCTATTCTGCCGAAGAATGTTGGGAATATTTCAAGGCCGCCGGATATGCGTCCAACTAA
- a CDS encoding glyoxalase yields the protein MLRLKALFVASALSFVSLTQAVAARDAVPASADYAVGPQYDTTHVYVPEAQFDTFVASFVATFGGTTSKQGEFQVTPTKSLTKSQLVLTPAGTVSVFGFKTPIPYPFGAERTGYLVRDMDAAVAAARKHGAIRVVTTFPDPIGRDVVVQWVGGVNMQLYWHTQKPSYAPLTTLPENRIYLTEDAADRFVGQWLAFSHGRVTADDRAAPGAEIGQPGKTIRRIAIDSGYGKMIVFVSDNQLPWPYGRDLTGYEVQDLSATLDKAKAVGVEMLVPPLDVPGRKSALVRFPGGYIAEIHQPAAR from the coding sequence ATGCTGCGTCTCAAGGCCCTGTTTGTCGCATCCGCGCTCAGCTTCGTCTCGTTGACCCAGGCTGTCGCGGCGCGTGATGCCGTCCCGGCCAGCGCCGATTATGCGGTGGGCCCGCAATATGACACCACCCATGTCTATGTGCCCGAAGCACAGTTCGACACATTCGTCGCCAGCTTCGTTGCAACGTTCGGCGGCACCACCAGCAAGCAGGGAGAGTTTCAGGTCACGCCGACAAAGAGCCTCACCAAATCGCAACTGGTACTGACGCCTGCGGGCACCGTCTCGGTCTTCGGGTTCAAGACGCCGATCCCCTATCCGTTCGGGGCGGAACGGACGGGCTATCTCGTCCGTGACATGGACGCCGCGGTCGCCGCGGCGCGTAAACATGGCGCGATACGGGTGGTCACCACCTTCCCTGATCCGATCGGGCGTGATGTCGTGGTCCAGTGGGTCGGCGGGGTGAACATGCAGCTTTACTGGCACACCCAGAAGCCCAGCTATGCGCCGCTCACCACGTTACCGGAAAACCGCATCTATCTGACAGAGGATGCAGCCGACAGGTTCGTCGGGCAATGGCTGGCCTTTTCGCATGGGCGCGTGACGGCTGACGATCGCGCGGCCCCGGGTGCGGAAATCGGCCAGCCGGGCAAGACCATCCGGCGCATCGCCATCGACAGCGGCTATGGCAAAATGATCGTCTTCGTTTCCGACAATCAGTTGCCATGGCCCTATGGCCGCGACCTCACCGGTTACGAAGTCCAGGATCTTTCCGCCACGCTGGACAAGGCGAAAGCGGTGGGTGTGGAAATGCTGGTGCCACCTTTGGACGTCCCCGGTCGCAAGAGCGCGCTCGTCCGCTTTCCAGGCGGTTATATCGCCGAAATCCATCAGCCTGCGGCCCGGTAA